The Diceros bicornis minor isolate mBicDic1 chromosome 37, mDicBic1.mat.cur, whole genome shotgun sequence genome segment GATGGCTGATGACCAACATCTATTGTTGGGACTGAATACCCCACATCGTGCTGATGTTGGGCTCATATGCTGGTGTAACTGAACCATCCTGCTCAGGTCCAAGAACAAGACACCACCACTCTGAGGGTGGGAGGTGAAGATGGGTGTgaacttttccattttattcatcttgGGAAGCAGTCAACCCTTGTCAAGAAAGAAGACTTCGAATGTGGGCCTTAGGTGGGCAAGAGGGAACCTTCCTTTTCTTGCTGTGTGAGTTTGGCCTGTAGCACCTCCTGTAGATGGATGTGGAGAACACATGGAGAAGACCTCTTAAAGACTTCAAGGTCGCCTCTTGGCCTAGGAGTTCTGAGAATGGTGACATCTAGAGGTACTTGAAAGTTCTCTTTCTTGTACAGAATCCTTTGTTGTTTTCCCCCTTTATCCTCAAATTTTCATAAAGATTTTGTTGACAATTACAGCCTGGTCTCAGTAGTGTTGAGGAGACTTTGGCAAGGAAATGCTCCTAAGCCCAGGGTGGTGATGACAGCAATTACCAGTGGAGAAGAGCTAGCCCCGCAGCAGGTGGCGATCTTTCAAAGGTCAATGGcagggccggccacgtggcttagcggttaagtgcgcgcgctccactactggcggcccgggttcagatcccgggcgcgcaccgacgcaccgcttctcctgccatgctgaggccacgtcccacatacagcaactagaaggatgtgcaactatgacatacaactatctgctggggctttgaggggaaaaaaaaaggaggaggattggtatagatgttagctcagagccagtcttcctcagcaaaaagaggaggattagcatggatgttagctcagggctgatcttcctcaaaaaaaaaggtcAATGGCAATACAACCAGAGAACAATGGCCTGGTGAGGGCAGAGTGGAAGAACCTGAGGCACCTGTTCTAGCACACCTGAGAAACCACATCTTAGGGACTATAGCGTGCCACCAAGTGACATATTGGCTTCTGTGACATCATGATCTTCTCCTGCTTTCTGgttgctccttctcagtttctctcactgttctttttctctttctctgctcctaAGTGCGGACATTCTGCAGGTCCTGCCTCATCCCTTCTCATTCCACAATCTCTTCTGTGATAATATCATTTTTTCCCAGGGTTCAACCATCACCCTCAACCTATGTCCCTGGTCCAAGCTCCCTTCCAAGTTCTAGCCCTCAGAGGCCACCTGACTCTGGAATAGCTTCCTGAGTCACCTGTAAGCATATCAAACTCAATGCATCCAAACTCATCATCACCTCCCTCTTTTTCATCCTCCATATCTAATTCATTTCCAAATCTGTCCAGTCTACCCCCGAAATACAACTCATATTTAACCTCATATTTGCATTATGAGTTCCCCTATTCAAAACTTTGCTGGCCTTTCTCTGGACAATTGAAGTCACCTCTGAATTGGTCAGTCTAATCCACATCCAACATATCCTATATGATGGTATCAGGGTTATCATTGTAAATTATCTATTACAGGTAAGACCATGTCTGCCCCTCTCTAAAAACCTTAATAAATGCCTCTCTAAAGCCTTGTACATCCTCCTGCACCCATTCTCAGTGAGCCAAAAATCGTTCTCCCAAACTCGTTTGAACTCTCTGGCCCTACACTCTACTACAGCCTAATTCAGTCATCTTCCAAGTCGCGTCTCCTCCACACGACTTTCCCAGACTTTCTTGGTCAAATTAACCCTTCCCGTCCCTACACTCAAGGTGGGTGGCTGCAGCTCTCCTAGAGCATTTACCACAAGCTTCCTGGTATTGCAGGCACTTGTCGGAGTATCTGGCGCCCCATTAGATTGTAAAGGCATCTGTGTAACATCACACAGAACACCTAACCAAAGGTTAACAGAGGGATGGCTGTCTAATCTCCCAGAGGGCCATGAAATATAGACCTCACAGGAGCATTTCATGTAGCTTCCAGGGAGGTTTTACCTTCTTAATTCATAAAGTTTCCCCAATGAACATCAAAGTGAATGATAAAATCACCAATTCTAACTCAATGACCTAGAATTTGGAGTCTACCAGAAGCCTGCTGTAAAGTGGTGGATTCTACACTGGATTGCCCTAGTCAGAGGTGCCAAGAGATGGGTGACAGTAAATAAACCAAGGAGGAGGAACCGTAAGTGTTGTAAATTGAAAAAAGTCTATATAAAGTACAAAGAATGCAATTTTGGACAACATGGCCCAGCTGGGGAAAGTTGAGAACCAGCAGTAGGTGACTAGAGATACTGCCTGTGGTTGAGTTGACAAAATTTCTGACTTGATTAAGAGCAGAGTTTAAATTGcaaacagtttaaaaaaagaagaggcatCATCGCCCATCCTACCTTCCCTCAGTGCACACTGGCACCATCGCTACCACCAGTGGGAAAAATGCAGGGACAAAGAGGGATGGCTGAAAGTGGGGAGGGAAGAGTCAATCCACTATACTTTTACACCCGCTGAGAATGGAGACAGCAGGATGCAAACTGCCAAATGgagaacagggcctggcccaacatgggcactcaataaatatttggtgaatgaatgaacattgaCACACTTGATCATCTATTcagacattcattcatttactgagcatctactgtatACCCTAACATCACTCTCATCAAAAATACACATTCTAGATTTGGAAAAGCATTGACGGTCTTCGATGGTAAGAAGTCACGTGGAAAAAGAATTGTTCACTGTGCATGCGGCGAGACAGCTAGCAGCCTTCTTACGTGCGCAGACAATAATCGCATTGCTTTTGGACGATCCCCTGCGGTTTCTACTTTACAAAGCACCTCCATGTATATTCTCTCTTTTGATTCTCATAACGCAAATTATACATGTCAGTACCATTCGTAGGCTCTAGCAGGGACTGCTGATTATGATAAGGACAAAATAGAAGCTACTTAGAAAGGCTCTTTCTCATTGACATGAGAATATGTTTACCTaccatatgccagacactgttctagtgTCTGGGACACTAGACACTACTGGGAACACAGGAATGGACACaaaaggtccctgccctcatggtgcTTACTTCCAGTGGCTGACCACATTCCTGAGGATGTGGCCTCTGCCCACCTGCCCATcctcatcccccaactcccttcctccaccccagTTACTTGGAATCTCAGGCAGTTTTCCGAACGTGCCCTGCTAAGGAAATACCCCACCACACATTGTCACCCACCATCTCCTCTGTTTGGAATACCGTCCTCCCTTCTCCATCTCGCTACTTCCCTCTGGACCATCCAGCTCAGGCAGGCCCAGGCATCACTCCTCAGGGAAGATTTGCCCATCGTCCCCCACTGGGTCCAGGAACCCCACACACACGTCCATCCCGGCCCTGAGGAAGGGTTATAGGTGGAGAGGTTCATCTGTGGTTATGGCTCTCCCTTGACTAggtatcattttcttccttttggtggaCATCAGCCATTTGGGCCACCCAGCATTTGTTCCCCCACTGACCTTCAGTGGGGACACTCATTATCCCCCATGAGTCCCAGGAGGATCTGATTCCACAAAGAATCTAGGGACAGAGAGTAGAGCCTTTGTCTCGGAACTAAGCTAATCCACACAATCCCATTTCCCTGAATGCAGTAATTCACTTAAAGAAGAGAATGTGATCCAAGTTGGTCCAGTTGGAGTGAAGTCCAGAAATTTTGTTGGAACATTGTGGAGTGAGGCATTCAGAGTCCACGTGAAGGATGTAGTCCTCGGAGATGCTGGCAGCCAGCTGGCGACCACAGGGGCCTGTCTGAGGACAGGGCCAAGACAGAGGTGGCCGAGTGGAGAGCTGGGTCCTAGGCATGCTGCTTAAGACTCAGACTACTTTCTTACAAAAGCCAGCATTCACCACCCACCTTCTCTCCTCTCAAGGAAGTTTGGGCTGGGTTTTCTATCCTGAAAAATTCACTCCGTTACAGGAGTGGAGCAGCTACAATGAATTGTCTTTCAGGGTGTCTTATAGCCAAGCCTTTGCAGTCTTTCTTCAGGGACTTTTATGACACAAGACCAGAAGCAGAAGTTTCCAGAAGATAACCCCCATTTTGTTTGCAAAAGCCTAGACTCACTGATGTTTTTATCCAAAAAACTATTCCGCATTCCCCAAATTTGACTCAACTTTCCAAAGCAACTAAGCTGTATAAGCCATGGTTCAGAAATGAAAATGTCTGTTAGCCTTTAAAACAGGAATGATTAAAAATATGCCCCCTGCTGCACAcacatattaaatttttgtttaacaGCGAAGTCAATTTTAAATTCTGGAGATTAACTAAGGCTGAAAGAGAAACTTTGGATGCCTTGGAAATTATGTAGTGAGTTGTATAGTagacaactcacagaagcagTGTCTGTCCACCTTATGTAAACATGTAGGTAAATAATTTAGAAATCATTTAATATAGAATCAATATGATTCATGTTTTATTAATAACTCAAAACTGATGATAATAAAATTAATCAAAGAGAAAGACAATTCATCTTCTAGCCTGCTATTACTTTGTTCAAAAGGCCTTGTAGGGGTTTCTGACTATTTCTCAAAGACAGAAGCCACAGAATACTTTGCTGTGAATATCACATATATCTCCCTGCctgcacacacttacacacacatgcacacccagcACTGGACTGCAATGGTTACATGCACGGGCTTTGAAGCCACATAGACACTTCCTACTTGTGGCTTGGCCAAGTAACTGAATCCCACTACCCTcagttatgtcatctgcaaaatgggaaaataGTGACTTCCTACGTTGTAggaaggattaaataaaacaatcaaTGTAAAATACTTAGTCTAGGGCATAACATGaacaataatagctaaaattGCATTCTGGGCACTATCTTAAGCACTTTATAAGTGTTAGGTCATTTAGTGTAGACAACAACCTATACTCAAGGAAGATGCTAATATTATCTTCATGGTGCtaatgaaaaaactgaggttcaaagtcACGCAGCTACTGAGGGACAAGACTCAAGTTCCACAGAAAACATCACAAAAGATGACACATGGTGGCTAACATGATTGTGTTTGGTTTCAACAGGATCCTTATAGAGAAAGGCTCTCATctcaagattttcttttgaagGGGTTCTAACCATCTAACTCGATTTGGGTTAAAATTTGACAGTGATACAAGATGCTTAAAAATTAAGTCAACGGGACTACAAACTTAACATCCCCAACGATAATGataacttcaactttgctaggTCAGATGGAAAGAGCTTACGATATTCCTGAAGCCAGAGAGTGGGCAAAGTATTTGCATATAGTTGATGAGCATGGTTAAAGAAAAATCTGAGAAATGGGGTGTTGTCTGATTCTACTGCAAACTACTTGTGTAAGCTACAAGCTACGGAGTCTGAACTTCCTTATCTGTCAGATGAGGGGATTTCATTAGACCAGTGACCCCCAACTCCACTACATGCTACATATTAGAATCATccaaggagcttttaaaaaaatgcccAGGCCTGGACAGCTCCAGATATTCCAATCTAACTAGCCTGGGTATAGCCCTGGCATGGGAATTTTTGAACGCTCCCCAGGGATTCTGATGTGCAACCAAGGTGGAGAACCACTACATTAAGTCATCTCTAAGGCTCATCTCAGATGTGAAATCGCAGTTCCACATGCATCTAAAGATCACAGAGGCAAAACAGAAATACCTGCAGCAGAATCTTGTTGCCATCATAGTCCTGTGTTTGCCACCTGGTGTGGCTGATGGGGACACACGGATGGGGTAGAAGAGGCACTAGCTGGCCGATCTCTTGAACCTTGAACTGCAGCACCGAAGACTCTTTCGGGTCCACTGACATTCCCAGAGGCAGCTGCTTCAGGGAGAGCTGCAGAGCAAAGCTCTCGGTGGCGTAGAGCTCGAAGAAGCAGaagttgctcttctgcaaggtgGCTTCCCTCTGCAGGATCATCTCGTAGAGTCTGATGGCGTCCTCGTAGTTATCAAAACGGCAGTAGAGCGTCACCCTCAGGATCTCGGTCCCGCAGTGCACCTGCCTCACACCCCAGACCGGCATCTGGTTGTCCAGACTGTAGAACTCCTGATTGGCAAGAATGTGGGGACACGGTCTTCCCTGGGCATTCCGGGTGGGGTAGCACTGCCACGGCCAATGCTGCAGGGAGTCCAGAACTCGAAATAGCCGCTCCTCTCCGAGGCTTTCCTGCAGGAAGAGTAACACAGACACCCCCGGGAACCGTGACCTCTTGGAGTGACACTTGTCGTAGTATTTCACTGGACTGACCCTCTCTGACACCAGAAAGAGACGGACCTCCGGGCAAATGCAGTCCAGGAGCTGGTCGAGAGTTCGCTGCAGAAGCGAGCCGTGGCCAGAGTTAGCGAGGAGGTGCACAGTCATGGCCAGGGGCTCCTGTGCCTCGTTCATTGTGGCGCTGCTCCCAGATGACAAAGGAAGCGAGCGTGGAGGGCCCACTGATCAAGCTTCTGACGTGAATGAAGGGGCGGGCGGTTCTCACGTGGAGCCTTCAGCCCACCAGGAAACGTGCGGCTGCTTCAGAGCAAAGCTCTCAACCCGTGTTCCTGGTGGCCAGTGGCCGCACAGCGAGGGCATCTGCACGAATTCGGGCACGACAGCCTCTGAAACACACAACCGCAGTGGGGTCGATGTCATTCAGCGCATGCCTAATGTAACTGCGTGTGTTTGGGTTTCTCAGGCGTTCCCCAGGGTTTCTGCCTGACCTAAAAACCCATAATCCTGAGAAACACCGGAGTGGGTGGGTGTTACAGACACGCAGGAAAGGAAATGACCGGGGGAAAAGGAACATGAGTCGTCTCTGTTAGGCTGATAGCCATCTGTTTAGTTGAAAAGACATTCATTTTGCGGACCCACAATGGGTTCTGATTTCCTCCTCACATCTCAGTGTTTACAGTGGCCCGCCAGGCCACCTGAATACAATGACTGCTTTAAAACAATTCACAAAATTTGTCCCTTGGCCAGGATTTTCcccctttgtctttttattttagttttgagCAATTGATGTTAATGCACCGAAGTAAAGATATTTTATCTAAATAATTTTGACTGTTCACTGAAAATTATTTGCTCTGCTGCAAAGTCTGAGTGTACTAAAAAGATAGTTATTCACGCAAATTCTTTAGAAAGAGTGAGAGCTTTTGAAGGTCAATATCGTTGCTCATATCTATTAAGGATGTACTCTGTACTAGTCATAGACTGTTCTAAAACTTTACATGAATTGATTTATGTAATCAATCCTCCAGCATACCTATGAAGAAGAGACTATTACGAGCAAATTACTGGTGAAGAAACTGGGGCAGAGAAGatgtaagtaacttgctcaaggtctcacAGCTAAAAAGTGGCTGAGggaagatttgaacccaggaagcgAGAGGTCCCCCTGTGAAGCAGAGAGGAGGTGACTCTTAGACCTGGAAGTCCCGGACTGGATTTTCTTCCTAAGGACAAGGAAAGGATGCCAAAGCAAGTTCTGGTTGAGGACACATATTTCCCAGAGATTCCGTGCTTTGACTCTTAAACTGAATAATCTTTAATAAGAATATCCAAGCCCTAAACATAATACCCACCCTAATGTGTTCTAAATATTCATTTGAAAATCATTTGCTATTCTGATAGCCTTGCTCCTAAAAAGGTATAGACAAGCACATTTTTCTAAACATAATTCTTAAAATAAGCAACTTATTAATGCTTATAATGGAATGCGATGTGAcagttttttataaattaaaaaacacttttgtgataaaaaatataacttactctaactttcattttatttaggtGGATTCCTTTAATAATATAATAACCAAATTCAGAGTCCAATATTGTTACCCATGGAAAGGAATCATTTCtattcagatttcttttctaaatcTAACCTATAATTCTAATCATTTGCGTTTCATAAGTCCTATATTTTTGCCTtggaagaatatataaatataatttataacagatgaattgttttttaattaccATCAGCGACTCagtaattaaattcattttccttcaactttctaaaaatcattagaatttttttaaaggcattGTAGTTCTcaagcttttctttaaaaaatttgaaattcaTGTTGCATGTTGGCATTTGAATGCAATAACTTTGTCATCCTTCAGTGTGACCCCCTCTCCTTTTCCCCTGTTCTTTCCCTCACAGAGCTGACTGCACTCAGGCACTTTCAACTTTAGACACGGTTTTTGAAACAGCCTTTGCAATTCTGGAAATAACTCTAAAGATTCAAGGAGAAAAATTATACCCCCGACACAAAGATATTAACTCACAACATTTTGTACAAACGTTTAAGCCCTTATACAGAAAAGGTTTTGCTTCTTGCTGTTGTTTTAATCTTCTATCCAGTGCAAAAACATACTTTTCTCCTCTTGAGGTTGTCATTTCTGTCAGGATTGAAAAGACTTCATTAATCTGATGGCAGCCAAAGTGCCAAGAAATAGGGagacggggcggggggggggggggatataccaccagtctcctttctgatTGGCTGCTGCAGCAATTATTTCTCCAAGGACGACCTGAAATCTTGACCCTCGGAGTAACTGCCTCCACTCCTCCTCGCCCCCTTCCACCCACCACAACGGCCAGATTCTCAGCTGTGCGTCAGATTCCATGCACTCTTTATGTTTGCACGCTGCTTCCGTTGAAGGCACAGATGGATATTCTAGGGGAAGTCATCACTTTGACTCCCAGAACCTGGACAGCTGACACTTGCTTCTGTACcttatttttcttaaacttgGCGAAGATGCCCAGGGATCTGTCAGTCACCAGCTCCTGGATGGCAGCCATGGCCAACTCCTTCTGGCAAAGTGGAGGAGCTGGTGACAGGTAGTATCAGGAAATCTAAGAAATCAGCTAGTTACGAGGATTTGCGGGAACCCGTGGAACATCCACAGGGGTTTGTACCTGGCGCAAGTTTCATAAATACAGTTGGGTACATTGTACCCTGAGATCCCACTGCCACCCCAAGAaagagtttctttctctctttaactTGTAAAACGTGTTTCTTTATCCCACATGTTGAGAGCCAGCCACTGCGCCAGGAGCAGAGAATACATAATCACCATGTCCCATTTCAGAGGAGCACCttaaatcatgtcatcagtgCTGTGATGAAGGTCACTGCAGGTTGCCATGGAAACCCCTAGGAGGAACCACCGACCTAGATGAGAGGGCCAAGG includes the following:
- the FAM124B gene encoding protein FAM124B; translated protein: MNEAQEPLAMTVHLLANSGHGSLLQRTLDQLLDCICPEVRLFLVSERVSPVKYYDKCHSKRSRFPGVSVLLFLQESLGEERLFRVLDSLQHWPWQCYPTRNAQGRPCPHILANQEFYSLDNQMPVWGVRQVHCGTEILRVTLYCRFDNYEDAIRLYEMILQREATLQKSNFCFFELYATESFALQLSLKQLPLGMSVDPKESSVLQFKVQEIGQLVPLLPHPCVPISHTRWQTQDYDGNKILLQVQLNPGLGVRNGELSFLNGISGADTLPQGSRLTPDSARSTLEPRSRRSRGRGVQVGSLERPEPGGSTASDSSSGTSWKSPGFSFQASSPAAGTPLHLPSLHLEPGARMKALSQENSSEKLEAETNVDTGFTTVNSEPRPSFLSRFPRDPRSSQPPSCLPASSLGAAASKNNRIFKERVHPLSLAGQRKCGARKIISKCPLHLPVQDGEKEEEEFFI